In Euphorbia lathyris chromosome 10, ddEupLath1.1, whole genome shotgun sequence, a single genomic region encodes these proteins:
- the LOC136209138 gene encoding vacuolar iron transporter 1-like — protein sequence MAENGFADEKQKLLLQEHEHEHEEKHFMSSEIVRDIIIGVSDGLTVPFALAAGLSGANVTSNIILIAGIAEVAAGAISMGLGGYLAAKSEADHYMKELKREQEEIISVPDIEADECGKILGEYGVEADEYEGVIKALRRNPEHWVNFMMRFELGLEKPNPMRAIQSALTIATSYIVGGMVPLSPYIIFPLAREAMYASVVVTILALLIFGYVKGYFTGNKPFKSAFQTALIGAIASAAAFSLAKLFRL from the exons ATGGCAGAAAATGGGTTTGCTGATGAGAAACAAAAGCTGCTGCTTCAAGAACATGAACATGAACATGAAGAGAAGCACTTCATGTCTAGTGAGATTGTCCGTGACATCATTATTGGTGTCTCCGATGGTCTCACTGTCCCTTTTGCCCTCGCTGCGGGCTTGTCCGGTGCCAATGTCACCTCTAACATCATCCTCATCGCCGGCATCGCTGAAGTCGCCGCCGGTGCCATCTCTATGGGACTTGGCGG GTACCTAGCAGCGAAAAGTGAAGCTGATCACTACATGAAAGAACTGAAACGGGAACAAGAAGAGATCATCAGTGTTCCTGATATAG AGGCGGATGAATGTGGAAAAATACTAGGTGAATATGGAGTAGAAGCAGATGAATATGAAGGAGTAATAAAAGCCCTGAGAAGAAATCCAGAGCATTGGGTTAATTTCATGATGAGGTTTGAACTTGGACTGGAGAAACCAAATCCAATGAGAGCCATACAGAGTGCATTGACAATAGCCACATCATACATAGTGGGAGGAATGGTACCACTTTCACCATACATAATATTTCCGCTAGCAAGAGAAGCTATGTATGCATCTGTTGTGGTAACAATATTAGCACTCTTAATATTTGGATATGTAAAGGGTTATTTTACTGGTAATAAGCCTTTCAAAAGTGCTTTTCAAACTGCTCTCATTGGTGCCATTGCTTCTGCTGCTGCCTTCTCCCTCGCTAAGCTTTTCCGGCTTTGA